A single region of the Biomaibacter acetigenes genome encodes:
- a CDS encoding uracil-DNA glycosylase → MADLENFIKELEVQEIQLPYSIKLMLDLKNEFNLKEIYSSNGLLEIIKADNPESESMRTFIYEKIKEYLNACTDCLLHSSDSCTRKVPGEGCLNSPLMLIGEGPGFDEDKLGKPFVGRAGQLLTTILNKLGINRQKVYISNVVKCRPPMNRTPFVKEMKACSRNLELELTFIAPKVIIALGSVPLNYFKPNSSIMRERGKWIYTRGFWVMPTFHPAYILRQQGKALNKTKWDVWEDFNKALAKVRELCPEYSFN, encoded by the coding sequence ATGGCGGATTTAGAAAATTTTATAAAAGAGCTTGAAGTGCAAGAAATCCAGTTGCCTTACAGTATTAAGCTTATGCTCGACCTTAAAAACGAGTTTAATTTGAAGGAGATTTACTCATCAAACGGATTGCTGGAAATAATAAAAGCCGACAATCCGGAATCTGAAAGCATGAGAACATTTATTTATGAAAAAATAAAAGAGTATTTAAACGCATGCACCGATTGCCTTCTCCATTCATCTGACAGTTGTACCCGAAAGGTGCCCGGGGAAGGTTGTTTGAATTCGCCTCTGATGCTTATAGGAGAAGGGCCGGGTTTTGATGAAGATAAATTGGGCAAGCCTTTTGTAGGCCGAGCCGGACAATTATTGACCACTATTTTAAATAAACTGGGCATAAATCGTCAGAAAGTGTATATCTCCAATGTGGTGAAATGCCGCCCGCCCATGAATAGGACTCCTTTTGTCAAAGAGATGAAAGCCTGTTCAAGGAATCTGGAATTGGAACTTACATTTATAGCTCCCAAAGTCATCATTGCCCTGGGTTCGGTGCCATTAAACTATTTTAAGCCCAATAGCAGCATCATGCGGGAAAGAGGAAAATGGATATATACCAGGGGTTTCTGGGTAATGCCTACTTTTCACCCGGCGTATATTCTTCGCCAACAGGGAAAAGCTTTAAATAAAACCAAGTGGGATGTATGGGAAGATTTTAATAAAGCTCTGGCCAAGGTCAGGGAATTATGTCCGGAATATAGTTTTAACTAA
- a CDS encoding GNAT family N-acetyltransferase, whose amino-acid sequence MMKIEGEKINLRNVDVSDFTKIIEWHQNQLLTYLAGKRLPKNIDECNERYLKKSLLNHILAIEDKSGNFLGEIEISHIQWKEKMAELFMYIGEENLWGKGYGTEALSVFINYIFNTKGFKTIYLRVYENNKRAIRCYEKCGFKKKGILKFKNQKIHSDNLILMETSANILKNKKS is encoded by the coding sequence ATGATGAAAATTGAAGGAGAAAAAATAAATCTCAGAAATGTGGATGTTTCCGATTTTACCAAAATTATAGAGTGGCATCAAAACCAGCTTCTTACATACCTGGCCGGAAAGAGACTACCAAAAAATATTGACGAATGCAATGAAAGATATTTAAAAAAAAGCCTTTTAAATCACATTCTGGCCATAGAAGATAAAAGCGGCAATTTTTTAGGAGAAATTGAAATCAGCCATATACAATGGAAGGAAAAAATGGCAGAACTTTTCATGTACATAGGGGAAGAAAATCTATGGGGAAAAGGTTATGGCACTGAAGCCTTATCAGTTTTTATCAATTATATTTTTAACACTAAAGGTTTTAAAACCATATACCTCAGGGTATACGAAAATAATAAAAGGGCCATAAGGTGTTACGAAAAATGTGGGTTCAAGAAAAAAGGTATACTCAAGTTTAAAAACCAAAAAATCCATAGCGATAACTTAATTCTCATGGAAACCAGTGCTAATATACTAAAAAATAAAAAATCTTAG
- a CDS encoding oxaloacetate decarboxylase subunit alpha produces MLQQKKVGITDTILRDAHQSLIATRMKIDEMLPIAEKLDKVGFHSLEMWGGATFDSCIRFLNEDPWERLRKLKEKIKNTPLQMLLRGQNLLGYHHYPDDVVDLFVKKSIENGIDIIRIFDALNDIRNMEKAIEATKKYKGHAQGTVVYTISPVHNNEYYVSVAKQLVDLGIDSLCIKDMAGLLSPYDAYELVTRLKKEINVPIQLHSHYTSGMASMTYLKAIEAGVDVIDTAMSPFALGTSQPPTETMVAVLKNTLYDTNLDMGLLSEIADHFKEVRTHYKIDSIITMVDTMVLNYQIPGGMLSNLTSQLKQQNALGKLPDVLKEVPKVREDLGYPPLVTPTSQIVGTQAVVNVITGDRYKMVINEVKNYVRGLYGKPPAPISPEIKQKIIGDEEVITCRPADLLEPELEKDLKEIAYYIEQDEDVLTYALFPQIAVKFFQERQAGKYKIDSNLTQKEKFDVYPS; encoded by the coding sequence ATGTTGCAACAAAAAAAGGTTGGCATTACAGATACCATATTGAGAGATGCACATCAGTCCCTTATTGCAACCCGCATGAAAATCGATGAAATGCTTCCCATCGCTGAAAAATTGGATAAGGTTGGTTTCCACTCTCTGGAAATGTGGGGTGGTGCTACATTTGACAGTTGTATCCGCTTTTTGAACGAGGACCCATGGGAAAGGCTTAGAAAGCTGAAGGAAAAGATTAAAAATACGCCTCTTCAGATGTTGTTAAGAGGCCAGAACCTTCTTGGATACCATCATTATCCGGATGATGTGGTTGACCTGTTTGTAAAGAAATCCATAGAAAACGGTATTGACATCATAAGGATATTTGATGCGCTAAACGATATAAGAAATATGGAGAAGGCCATAGAAGCAACAAAGAAATATAAAGGCCACGCCCAGGGCACGGTGGTTTACACTATAAGCCCGGTCCATAACAACGAGTATTATGTATCCGTTGCCAAACAGCTTGTGGACCTGGGCATAGATTCGCTGTGTATAAAGGATATGGCCGGCTTGCTTTCGCCCTATGATGCTTATGAACTGGTTACAAGACTTAAAAAGGAAATCAATGTACCCATACAGCTTCACAGCCATTATACCAGTGGTATGGCTTCCATGACATATTTAAAAGCAATAGAAGCCGGCGTGGATGTGATCGACACGGCCATGTCTCCTTTTGCTCTTGGAACATCTCAGCCACCCACCGAAACTATGGTGGCCGTTTTGAAAAATACTCTCTATGACACAAATCTTGATATGGGCCTTCTTTCTGAAATAGCAGACCACTTCAAGGAAGTCAGGACCCATTATAAGATTGACAGCATTATTACCATGGTGGATACCATGGTGCTAAACTACCAGATTCCCGGTGGAATGCTGTCAAATCTGACAAGTCAGCTAAAACAGCAAAATGCCTTGGGCAAACTTCCAGATGTTTTAAAAGAGGTTCCAAAAGTCCGGGAAGATCTGGGATATCCTCCGCTGGTAACACCCACCAGCCAGATAGTGGGTACACAAGCAGTGGTTAACGTGATTACCGGAGATAGATATAAAATGGTTATCAATGAAGTGAAAAATTATGTCAGGGGGCTTTACGGTAAACCGCCTGCGCCAATATCTCCGGAGATAAAGCAAAAAATAATCGGCGATGAAGAGGTCATCACCTGCCGTCCGGCTGACCTACTGGAACCGGAACTTGAAAAGGATTTAAAAGAAATCGCCTATTATATAGAACAGGACGAGGATGTTTTGACCTATGCACTTTTCCCGCAAATTGCTGTTAAATTCTTTCAAGAACGCCAGGCCGGAAAATATAAAATAGACAGTAACCTGACTCAAAAAGAAAAATTTGATGTTTATCCTTCTTAA
- a CDS encoding VanW family protein, producing MSRRLTLILAVLLLCLSSVLLYIFFETTNYNSKIFPGIYVADFYVGELSKEQAEIKLRAAVRDYIKGPVTLITKNKKWLFYPAEFIEFNFKESIDRAFVSGRNKFFLHNYITMLQYKKNPIHLPLVAEFKENVQEGTFKEIEESVYAEPKDAFFKINGDLVDIVSDVKGQELDVDNLKKDIIEALWKKNKVVNIPVKQIQARKTREDLLKMNIKVKVTEFSTKFNKALKERTQNIRLSAEKINGLIIAPDEVFSFNDAVGERTGEKGYKAAPIFFRNETVPGIGGGVCQLSSTIYNLALITDMEIIERSNHSLPVSYVPLGRDATVNYNHIDLKFKNNTGGYIMIYTEVMDDTLTVKFYGSKKNEQNVKFVSEVVRKIPPPLIIKKDNNMEKGKTRIKEGNPGYQVRLWKIYGVNGREEKKLISEDTYNPVPSILYVGEKDENAGSFNPGPSNETGRNEIMENITNE from the coding sequence ATGTCAAGACGGCTGACCCTAATCCTGGCTGTCCTGCTCTTATGTTTGTCATCGGTGTTGTTATATATTTTTTTTGAAACAACAAACTATAACTCAAAGATATTTCCGGGCATATATGTGGCTGATTTTTATGTTGGAGAACTTTCAAAAGAGCAAGCCGAAATAAAACTTAGAGCTGCAGTCCGGGATTATATTAAAGGCCCTGTTACTCTTATTACTAAAAATAAAAAATGGCTCTTTTATCCAGCAGAGTTTATTGAATTTAATTTCAAGGAAAGTATAGATCGGGCATTTGTATCAGGAAGAAATAAGTTTTTCCTGCATAATTATATTACAATGCTTCAATACAAAAAAAATCCCATACACCTACCGCTGGTGGCGGAATTTAAAGAAAATGTGCAGGAGGGCACTTTCAAGGAAATAGAAGAAAGTGTTTATGCTGAACCGAAAGATGCATTTTTTAAAATAAATGGCGATTTAGTCGATATAGTAAGTGATGTGAAGGGCCAGGAACTTGATGTTGATAATTTAAAAAAAGATATTATCGAAGCATTATGGAAAAAAAATAAGGTTGTTAACATCCCTGTAAAACAGATTCAAGCCAGAAAGACCCGCGAAGATTTGCTGAAGATGAATATCAAGGTCAAGGTGACGGAGTTTTCCACCAAATTCAACAAGGCTCTGAAGGAAAGGACGCAAAACATCCGCCTGTCGGCGGAAAAAATTAACGGTCTTATAATAGCTCCAGATGAAGTATTTTCTTTTAACGATGCCGTAGGCGAACGTACCGGGGAAAAGGGTTACAAAGCTGCCCCCATTTTTTTTAGAAACGAAACGGTTCCAGGCATAGGCGGAGGAGTATGCCAGTTATCAAGTACCATATATAACTTAGCACTTATAACCGATATGGAAATAATCGAAAGGTCAAACCACTCCTTGCCTGTCTCTTATGTGCCGCTGGGGCGTGATGCAACGGTAAATTATAACCATATAGATTTAAAATTCAAAAACAATACCGGCGGTTATATCATGATATATACCGAAGTCATGGATGACACCCTTACCGTGAAATTTTACGGTAGCAAAAAAAATGAGCAAAATGTCAAATTTGTTTCCGAAGTAGTAAGAAAAATACCACCTCCGCTTATAATCAAGAAAGATAATAACATGGAAAAGGGGAAAACCAGGATTAAAGAAGGAAATCCGGGATACCAGGTGAGGTTATGGAAAATTTATGGTGTCAATGGAAGGGAAGAAAAAAAGCTGATTTCGGAAGATACATATAACCCTGTTCCATCAATTTTATATGTGGGTGAAAAAGATGAGAATGCAGGAAGCTTTAATCCTGGTCCATCAAACGAAACCGGCAGAAATGAAATAATGGAAAATATCACCAATGAATAA
- the miaB gene encoding tRNA (N6-isopentenyl adenosine(37)-C2)-methylthiotransferase MiaB: MYPGLLKYKIITWGCQMNIHDSEVISGVLQKLGYCPADSLKEADLIILNTCCVRENAERKVYGRIAQLKQFKQKNPNLIIAVSGCMIQQPHVTEYISEHLPYVDLVFGIHNVHRLPELIKNARQANLPVIEVTRDNTQLEENLPIKRGEGVKAWVNIIYGCNNFCSYCIVPYVRGREKSRKPEDILKEVEELSKQGFLEINLLGQNVNSYGKDLEEPITFPELLRRVNSIDGIRRIRFITSHPKDLSDELIMAMRDCEKVCEHIHLPVQAGSNRILEKMNRRYTREHYISLVEKLRKAVPEVAITTDIIVGFPGETEEDFRDTLDLVKTVEFDSAFTFIYSRRQGTPAAEMEDQVDEEVKSQRLERLMKVQDAITARKNMELKGKILEVLVEGVSKGNEERLSGRTRTNKLVNFDGPRDLIGKLVNVRITQPHTWSLLGQFEE, translated from the coding sequence GTGTATCCTGGATTGTTGAAGTATAAAATAATAACCTGGGGTTGTCAAATGAATATTCACGACAGTGAAGTCATATCCGGAGTCCTTCAAAAACTGGGTTACTGTCCTGCTGATTCTCTAAAAGAAGCTGATCTCATAATATTAAATACCTGCTGTGTCAGGGAAAATGCCGAAAGGAAGGTCTATGGGAGAATAGCCCAGCTAAAACAGTTCAAGCAAAAAAATCCCAATCTCATCATAGCAGTTTCGGGGTGTATGATTCAGCAGCCCCATGTTACTGAATATATTTCTGAACATCTTCCATATGTGGATCTGGTGTTCGGAATACACAATGTCCATAGATTGCCTGAGCTCATTAAAAATGCGAGACAGGCCAACCTGCCTGTTATCGAGGTAACGCGAGATAACACCCAGCTGGAAGAAAACCTTCCCATAAAAAGAGGCGAAGGGGTAAAGGCATGGGTCAACATAATATACGGCTGCAACAATTTCTGCAGCTACTGTATTGTGCCATATGTCAGGGGACGGGAAAAGAGCAGAAAGCCCGAAGATATCTTAAAGGAAGTGGAAGAATTATCAAAGCAGGGTTTTCTTGAGATAAACCTGCTGGGCCAGAATGTAAATTCCTACGGAAAAGACCTGGAAGAACCCATAACATTTCCGGAACTTTTGCGCAGAGTCAACTCCATCGACGGCATTAGAAGGATTAGATTCATTACATCTCATCCCAAGGATTTATCCGATGAACTCATAATGGCCATGAGGGATTGTGAAAAAGTCTGCGAGCACATCCACCTCCCGGTGCAGGCGGGAAGCAACCGTATACTTGAAAAAATGAACCGCAGATATACCCGGGAACATTATATTAGTCTCGTGGAAAAATTAAGAAAAGCTGTGCCTGAAGTAGCCATAACCACGGATATTATTGTAGGTTTCCCGGGAGAAACCGAAGAGGATTTCCGGGATACCCTTGATCTGGTAAAAACTGTGGAATTCGATTCGGCCTTTACCTTTATATATTCCAGACGCCAGGGAACTCCCGCCGCCGAAATGGAAGATCAGGTGGATGAAGAAGTTAAAAGCCAGCGCCTGGAGAGATTGATGAAGGTGCAGGATGCCATAACCGCAAGAAAGAACATGGAATTAAAGGGTAAAATCCTGGAAGTCCTTGTGGAGGGAGTCAGCAAGGGCAATGAGGAAAGACTGTCAGGCCGGACCCGGACCAATAAACTTGTAAATTTTGACGGCCCCAGGGATTTAATAGGCAAACTTGTTAATGTCAGGATCACCCAACCTCATACATGGTCACTTTTAGGACAATTTGAGGAGTGA
- a CDS encoding YlbF family regulator encodes MDILKMAKQLGEAIADSTEMQELKKAEAMLMLDREAKELYQKYMKAKFKKQKAELLNKNVTSDFREIENRALKNPLLKRLISCQESFNRLIKNVNAVMAFAIEETPLDGGCFKKCHGNCGKCTEGVVNSCDGYTDDKTI; translated from the coding sequence ATGGACATACTAAAAATGGCAAAACAATTGGGTGAAGCCATTGCCGATTCTACGGAAATGCAGGAATTGAAAAAGGCAGAAGCCATGTTGATGCTGGACCGGGAGGCAAAGGAATTGTACCAGAAGTATATGAAAGCAAAATTTAAAAAACAAAAAGCTGAACTGCTAAATAAAAATGTAACATCAGATTTCAGGGAAATAGAAAACCGGGCGCTGAAAAATCCTCTTTTAAAGCGCCTTATTTCCTGCCAGGAATCCTTTAATAGATTGATTAAAAATGTAAATGCCGTGATGGCATTTGCCATAGAAGAAACTCCACTGGATGGAGGATGCTTTAAAAAATGCCATGGAAATTGTGGCAAATGCACCGAGGGGGTCGTAAATAGCTGCGATGGATACACCGATGATAAGACAATATAA